From Paenibacillus sp. GP183, one genomic window encodes:
- a CDS encoding ATP-binding protein: MTTLRAKFEKEFLLNKNPIITELLLDRFMNLSSEFMCITTLEEGQIIFVNHTFLDRVGYDKEHVLDSSVVCLNLWENPNNRDSFIKLLLKNGSVEDFEQNFRDKHGRIVTYILSAEIITLFGVSCILTFGRDVSKKTSLEEFHHIQMVEELRQTVQALNGLIIKMKLREDGQLVYVLAEGKIAEEVGYTTANSYGKTVDELFPGLMEIEGSYFNQALQGQVVSFEIELGQRMLLKTLYPYREHNRITGILVSAVDITERKNLERLLQISELNSALGQLAAGAAHEIRNPLTSIQGFVQLLGEMTEKHGLIKGKEYVNLILTELTRINHLVTEMLWLQKPKEDKQELFNVLTLINEILPLIKMEANLKSIQVITDLDLEIMNIEAKPNLLKQVLLNLCKNGIEAMNEGGSLHISVFLEDDWISICIKDTGPGIPVEIEQQIFNPFFTTKPNGNGLGLFISRQIIYETGGTLSLTSDSSGTTACIKFKSYCKFY, translated from the coding sequence ATGACAACACTTAGAGCTAAATTTGAAAAAGAGTTTCTCTTAAACAAGAATCCGATCATAACTGAACTTTTGTTAGATCGTTTTATGAACTTGAGCTCTGAATTTATGTGTATTACCACCCTCGAAGAGGGGCAAATCATTTTTGTGAACCATACTTTCCTTGATCGAGTAGGATACGATAAAGAACACGTTCTTGATTCCTCAGTAGTTTGCTTAAATTTATGGGAGAATCCGAACAATCGTGATTCGTTTATTAAATTGCTGCTCAAAAATGGTTCGGTAGAAGATTTTGAACAAAATTTTCGAGACAAACATGGGCGAATTGTGACCTACATACTTTCGGCTGAAATCATCACTCTCTTTGGGGTAAGCTGCATTCTAACCTTTGGGCGGGATGTGTCTAAAAAAACAAGCTTAGAAGAATTCCATCATATTCAAATGGTGGAAGAGTTGCGGCAAACGGTACAAGCATTGAATGGTCTTATAATAAAAATGAAATTGAGAGAAGATGGTCAGCTTGTATATGTGCTCGCCGAAGGCAAAATAGCGGAGGAAGTAGGTTATACAACAGCCAACAGTTACGGCAAAACAGTGGATGAGTTATTTCCTGGTTTGATGGAAATTGAAGGATCTTATTTCAATCAGGCTTTACAAGGACAAGTCGTGAGTTTTGAGATCGAGCTAGGACAACGAATGTTACTCAAAACACTTTATCCCTACCGTGAACACAACCGAATCACAGGAATTTTAGTCTCAGCTGTAGACATCACTGAACGAAAAAACTTAGAAAGACTGCTTCAAATCTCAGAGCTTAATTCTGCTTTGGGGCAGCTGGCGGCAGGTGCTGCACACGAGATTAGAAATCCACTTACATCTATTCAGGGATTTGTTCAATTGCTTGGAGAAATGACCGAAAAACATGGTCTTATAAAGGGAAAAGAATATGTGAATTTGATATTGACAGAACTAACCCGTATTAATCATCTGGTAACCGAGATGTTATGGTTACAGAAGCCTAAAGAAGACAAACAAGAGCTTTTTAATGTGCTCACTTTAATAAATGAGATTCTTCCCTTAATTAAAATGGAAGCAAACTTGAAGAGTATACAAGTTATTACAGACTTAGACTTGGAAATTATGAACATCGAAGCGAAGCCCAATCTGTTGAAACAAGTGCTCCTGAATTTATGTAAGAACGGCATTGAGGCTATGAACGAAGGTGGCTCACTACATATCTCAGTTTTTCTTGAAGATGATTGGATATCCATTTGTATAAAAGACACCGGTCCAGGAATACCTGTGGAAATAGAACAACAGATATTTAATCCATTCTTCACAACAAAACCGAATGGAAACGGTCTTGGATTATTCATTTCAAGGCAGATCATTTATGAAACAGGCGGAACTCTATCATTGACTTCAGATTCATCAGGAACAACAGCGTGCATAAAATTCAAATCATATTGTAAATTTTATTAG
- a CDS encoding nuclear transport factor 2 family protein, with amino-acid sequence MSVEKVVQQQIEFYNNQDLDGFASTYADDITVHIFPDNTIILNGKQALFERYTETFKKKMYAEIKNRSIVGNKVIDWEIVTNGLTGESTSLMAIYEVDGNLISKVWFIRE; translated from the coding sequence ATGTCTGTTGAAAAAGTGGTACAGCAACAAATTGAGTTTTATAACAATCAGGACTTAGATGGATTTGCAAGTACATATGCAGATGATATTACAGTGCATATATTCCCTGATAATACGATCATTTTAAATGGCAAGCAAGCACTATTTGAAAGGTATACAGAGACATTCAAAAAGAAAATGTATGCAGAAATAAAAAATCGTTCAATTGTTGGCAACAAGGTAATTGATTGGGAAATCGTAACGAATGGTCTAACTGGAGAAAGTACAAGCTTAATGGCAATATACGAAGTAGATGGTAATTTAATTTCAAAAGTTTGGTTCATTCGGGAATAA
- a CDS encoding WYL domain-containing protein has translation MSKADNMLSILWLLRSGRRMTAQQLADALEIHIRTVYRCIDSLCASGAPIIADSGPNGGYRILGEFSDAPLLFDLEEQKALVHAAVFAQAAGYPFTNALTSAVDKLKRYTNEEQFEQIERHKSGLAVIQTPTDARQRELLQLLEEAAAQGQSLDMDYAKGPEPAVSRRGLDPYGIVHWKGVWYAVGFCRLRQEVRSFRVDRIVQLGRTDHRFERPAAFSAKDFLMRSLLPDALDAKSLVYVRIRGHEHVLNELCRHWLFGHSLAERRPGEALFRLGQPSLTTYVPYFLLPYGRSLDILEPSMLVGRIAEVSMEVAKHYEAMKMKTEEAKGRKIT, from the coding sequence ATGTCCAAGGCGGATAACATGTTGTCGATCCTGTGGTTGCTTCGTTCGGGCCGGAGGATGACGGCGCAGCAGCTCGCGGACGCGCTGGAGATCCATATCCGCACCGTGTACCGCTGCATCGATTCGCTGTGCGCGAGCGGCGCTCCGATCATTGCGGATTCTGGTCCGAATGGGGGTTACCGGATACTTGGCGAGTTTTCCGATGCCCCGCTGCTGTTCGACTTGGAGGAGCAGAAGGCGCTCGTGCACGCGGCGGTCTTCGCCCAGGCAGCAGGGTACCCTTTTACAAATGCACTGACCAGCGCAGTGGACAAGCTGAAACGGTACACGAATGAGGAACAATTCGAACAAATCGAACGCCATAAAAGTGGACTTGCCGTTATTCAGACGCCGACCGATGCAAGGCAGCGGGAGCTGCTTCAGCTGCTGGAGGAAGCCGCGGCTCAGGGGCAGTCGCTGGACATGGACTATGCAAAAGGCCCTGAGCCGGCAGTCAGCAGACGCGGACTTGATCCGTACGGCATCGTGCATTGGAAAGGTGTCTGGTACGCCGTCGGTTTTTGCCGCTTGCGGCAGGAGGTGCGAAGTTTCCGCGTAGACCGCATCGTCCAGTTGGGAAGGACGGATCACCGCTTCGAACGGCCGGCCGCTTTTTCCGCCAAGGACTTCCTCATGCGCTCGCTTCTCCCAGACGCGCTGGATGCGAAATCGCTCGTCTACGTAAGGATTCGGGGTCACGAACACGTGCTGAATGAGCTTTGCAGGCATTGGCTATTCGGGCATTCCTTAGCAGAACGGCGGCCGGGCGAAGCCCTCTTCAGACTCGGGCAGCCGTCGCTGACGACGTATGTACCGTATTTCCTTCTTCCATACGGCAGGTCGCTCGACATCCTCGAACCCAGTATGCTCGTCGGGAGAATAGCGGAGGTTAGCATGGAAGTTGCGAAGCATTATGAAGCGATGAAAATGAAAACAGAAGAAGCGAAAGGAAGAAAGATCACATGA
- a CDS encoding DinB family protein: MFTKIDDFAAEWTREAELTARVMEALTDDSLGQEVSDGRRTLGQIAWHLVSSTHYMTTLGLTFDAPDGGVETPVTAAFIVAEYRRISRALLKAVRTQWNDTTLLESQTIAGEVWPNGGSLRYTIMHQAHHRGQMTVLMRQAGLRVPEVYGPTYDTWVEKGLAPLA, encoded by the coding sequence ATGTTTACAAAAATTGACGACTTTGCAGCGGAATGGACACGTGAGGCGGAGCTGACGGCCAGGGTTATGGAGGCCCTGACGGACGATTCGCTCGGGCAGGAGGTTTCCGACGGGCGCCGGACGCTTGGGCAGATCGCGTGGCACCTCGTAAGTTCGACGCACTATATGACAACGTTGGGGCTCACCTTCGATGCGCCCGACGGCGGCGTTGAGACGCCAGTCACCGCGGCGTTCATCGTGGCGGAGTACCGGCGGATCAGCCGCGCTCTGCTGAAAGCGGTGCGGACACAGTGGAACGACACTACCCTGCTGGAGTCGCAAACGATCGCCGGCGAAGTATGGCCGAACGGCGGCTCCCTGCGCTATACGATCATGCACCAGGCGCATCATCGTGGACAGATGACCGTCCTAATGCGCCAGGCCGGCCTGCGCGTGCCGGAAGTATACGGTCCGACTTACGATACTTGGGTCGAGAAAGGGCTGGCACCCTTGGCCTAA